A DNA window from Purpureocillium takamizusanense chromosome 9, complete sequence contains the following coding sequences:
- a CDS encoding uncharacterized protein (TransMembrane:2 (i509-528o540-560i)~COG:B~EggNog:ENOG503NX02), protein MPGPRSPLGGSVPRRRNGRPQACEPCHRRKVACDHALPVCSRCKRGRISNRCVYLVQNKTPTRSPPQTRQANQRRDTHSPVPFTPQTDGTQGFLGATSYTAVLQEAQSSLPATPDELASSVDGHDGAVSRFLLDDRLHDTALRVLRNIPTEEDCRFLFKWNINPNEGWCKIATGWLIDSLWTTFGPLLRDGTQNALTQMALALSRNSSRLLKEDYTNPREWFASFSGPNMRWEGLGILFNTWALGAKASPQSVTGEHVTGDEAQKSLCKYKDCSWGCIEITRNMASANTLLHHLVSRQAIVESIVTGDSSPQHWRLHGESLSMATFLGLHASPGDPRDRSISTQIKRRLFAKVVVSDKVMATFTGRPPHLAHRFISTPLPLDIPDDVLLGLTPWSDDLVDENGWNTRGKTYATTLQRARCMIAFARDPILDIALQPSELVDAEALLGLKRQHLDLLSQFPESILFRPEDVSNSTVDGPTLCGKLLVRLEHLQNLFFIERLLDRPSTRPSLPLLEVSLELVSLTLVFWTHKDRMSGLHGDYEWLVMGYAAPAGGVLCLELLRGSGASMSRRSSVIQQLSLLVGFLDWVGPTAPNGDLCSDVKKVVRHVLDQTLNSPGPDKADGMDSMGYLGDMNDFFNFELLDTFDWLRPDAGERVP, encoded by the exons ATGCCAGGTCCAAGATcgcccctcggcggcagcgtgcctcgacgccgcaaCGGGCGGCCGCAGGCGTGTGAGCCGTGCCATCGGCGCAAGGTGGCCTGCGACCACGCTCTCCCCGTGTGTTCGCGGTGCAAGCGCGGCAGAATCTCAAACCGCTGCGTCTATCTCGTCCAAAACAAGACGCCCACCCGGTCGCCGCCTCAAACCCGCCAAGCCAACCAGCGACGCGACACCCACTCTCCTGTCCCGTTCACGCCACAGACGGACGGCACCCAAGGCTTTCTCGGCGCCACAAGCTACACCGCCGTCCTGCAAGAGGCCCAGAGTAGCTTGCCGGCAACGCCTGATGAGCTCGCGAGCTCCGTCGACGGACATGACGGGGCCGTCTCGCGGTTCTTGCTGGACGACAGGCTCCACGATACGGCCCTCAGAGTTCTCCGCAACATCCCGACCGAGGAGGACTGCCGCTTCTTGTTCAAGTGGAACATCAACCCCAACGAAGGCTGGTGCAAGATTGCAACGGGATGGCTCATTGACAGTCTTTGGACAACATTTGGTCCGCTGCTTCGCGACGGGACGCAAAACGCGCTGACCCAGATGGCATTGGCGCTCTCTCGCAATAGCTCCCGGTTGCTGAAGGAAGATTACACCAATCCGCGCGAGTGGTTCGCGAGCTTCTCTGGCCCCAACATGCGATGGGAGGGCTTAGGCATCCTGTTCAACAcgtgggcgctgggcgcAAAAGCCTCGCCGCAGTCCGTGACGGGCGAGCACGTtacgggcgacgaggcacagAAGAGTCTTTGCAAATACAAGGACTGCTCCTGGGGCTGCATCGAGATCACACGAAACATGGCCAGCGCAAACACTCTGCTGCACCATCTCGTCTCCAGGCAAGCCATCGTCGAGtccatcgtcaccggcgaCAGCA GCCCGCAGCATTGGCGCCTTCACGGCGAGTCACTCAGCATGGCCACGTTCCTCGGTCTACACGCGTCCCCGGGGGACCCGCGAGACCGCTCCATTTCCACGCAGATCAAGAGGCGCCTGTTTGCAAAGGTCGTCGTCTCAGACAAGGTCATGGCCACGTTCACGGGTCGCCCGCCCCACCTCGCTCACCGATTCATCTCTACGCCTCTGCCGCTCGACATTCCCGACGACGTCCTGCTCGGGCTGACGCCCTGGAGCGATGATCTGGTTGACGAGAATGGGTGGAACACGCGGGGTAAAACCTACGCCACAacgctgcagcgcgcgcgaTGCATGATTGCCTTTGCACGAGACCCCATCCTGGACATTGCGTTGCAGCCCAGCGAGCTCGTAGATGCAGAGGCTCTTCT CGGCCTGAAACGGCAGCATCTGGACCTGCTATCCCAATTCCCTGAAAGCATCCTGTTTCGACCAGAGGACGTGTCGAATTCAACGGTTGACGGCCCGACGCTATGTGGCAagctgctggtgcggctCGAACACTTGCAGAACCTCTTCTTcatcgagcgcctcctcgaccgccCGAGCACGCGGCCAAGCCTGCCACTCTTGGAAGTCAGTCTGGAGCTCGTCTCCCTCACGCTCGTCTTTTGGACGCACAAGGACAGGATGAGCGGGCTGCACGGCGACTATGAGTGGCTCGTCATGGGGtacgcggcgccggcgggtggAGTCTTGtgcctcgagctgctgcgcggctcGGGTGCGTCCATGTCGCGCCGCTCCAGTGTGATTCAACAGTTGAGCCTGCTAGTCGGGTTTCTCGACTGGGTCGGCCCGACGGCCCCGAACGGCGATCTGTGCAGCGATGTCAAGAAGGTGGTTCGACACGTCCTCGATCAGACGCTCAATTCCCCTGGCCCAGACAAGGCAGACGGCATGGATTCGATGGGGTATCTGGGGGATATGAACGACTTTTTCAACTTTGAGCTCCTGGATACATTCGACTGGCTGCGGCCTGATGCTGGAGAGCGAGTGCCCTGA
- a CDS encoding uncharacterized protein (COG:S~SECRETED:SignalP(1-20~SECRETED:cutsite=AVA-ID~SECRETED:prob=0.4946)~EggNog:ENOG503P33N) produces the protein MRIDLALIAASLLSTGAAVAIDGPRNVVRMDMGAQDEQDLYKRRGGGGSGGRGGGSSGGSSGGRGGSGGSGGSGGSGGSGGSGGSRGGSGSTGNRGSGSNSGGTSSGGSGPTPRFGGGRFYGGGGSRPYTSGGRSPGSGILPFALVGGAALAFWPGLWLYGAYMYPYHYVHHYHNATSDKNETAKVMCGCAKYAECGCDENNSTAYYDELLGNGSYDALNKSVVNIGNYKGDKTILINGTLPNGTTADGPDESTESAGVGMRSLAEAAGFWPAVAAVVAAVYLV, from the exons ATGCGGATCGATCTCGCGCTCATCGCAGCCTCGCTGCTCAGCAcgggggcggccgtcgcaATCGACGGCCCGCGGAACGTCGTCAGGATGGACATGGGCGCCCAGGACGAGCAAGATTTGTACaagcgccgaggcggcggtggaagcggcgggcgcggaggcGGAAGCTCTGGCGGGAGCAgtggtggacgaggtggcagcggcggcagcggcggcagcggaggaaGCGGAGGctctggcggcagcggcggctcccgAGGCGGATCCGGATC CACCGGCAACAGGGGCTCCGGCTCCAACTCGGGCGGCACGTCGAGCGGCGGTTCCGGGCCTACGCCTcggttcggcggcggccgcttctACGGTGGGGGCGGCTCGCGGCCGTATACGTCAGGCGGCCGAAGCCCTGGGTCGGGCATCCTCCccttcgccctcgtcggcggcgcggccctggccTTCTGGCCCGGTCTCTGGCTGTACGGCGCCTACATGTATCCGTACCACTACGTCCACCACTACCACAACGCCACGTCCGATAAGaacgagacggccaaggtcATGTGCGGGTGCGCCAAGTATGCCGAGTGCGGATGCGACGAGAACAACAGCACCGCCTACTACGATGAGCTGCTGGGCAACGGGTCGTATGACGCGCTCAACAAGAGCGTCGTCAACATCGGCAACTACAAGGGCGACAAGACCATCCTCATCAACGGCACGTTGCCCAATGGCACGACGGCCGACGGGCCCGACGAGAGCACAGAGTCGGCCGGCGTGGGCATGCGTagcctcgccgaggcggcgggcttctggccggcggtggccgccgtcgtggccgccgtctATCTGGTATAG
- a CDS encoding uncharacterized protein (EggNog:ENOG503NWFE~COG:K~BUSCO:EOG09260BL6) produces the protein MAEANGGASPRDEDWKAQDAADEREIAKLLGQSQEGGADGLALDDTPFDQSGKADDAQDFEDISDDDLPDEEPSGGASFELPGLTDDGGTSNDADDLFGEGPSSPDPVLGPSSPAPQVRDDTDEAHPTDQSFINFDPDPHLNGSANQDPDIPAAAESAQDILKAAWPAYKKGRILVWSDLLPPKRAVWKEKKPARKPKHLVTSKQSLEMTGDQEKQFRIPGAAATGKLRPHEALLAGLVYCDKENAVSETVAQFDVDQDSDAEPVHGFSLRDIELACEDWNARIADIETDFQSRQAAEKELLSRKRQAEQDDEWDAEFLMDADEPRPKRRRSVEAGLPDIPRYTAPSFDNFEDATQRGSKRVYLDMSDPYLLLETDLQHPSKRARLDASKMRAIGRKDLSSRFNLSNDDAYELLKENHQSKVRATLGNISVDHSMPAIKLTWPYYKVKLAGTTDEYHRPRFRYKKFAGHAIKFDKPQHFKRKQMKGKAHEVFVQSKDLGMGDNSTAVLFEYCEPRPRVLNNFGMGSKLINYYRRKDGVNEDDQQLPKRELGEYRMLLPEDRSPFALFGTVDAGETVPTLHNEMYRAPVFKHTPRTSDFLVVRSTTGVEGSRWYLRRVDHLHVVGQQFPSVEVPGPHSRKVTTASKNRMKMLAFRMIRHSKTDNCQLSDITKHIADSTDTQNRQKLKEFLQYDRDSGEKGMWRLRPGEVVPDEAGTRAMIKPEEVSLLDSMQLGIKELEDAGYDPRNAQIDEDGQADAEGEDVDAEGGDEEASKITKATTAKKLQEKQEETLADKMAPWKTTKAFIDACQGKAMLQLHGEGDPTGHGLGFSFIRTSMKGGYIEAVQGPLATSADAMEREKRANGGHAYNVKKQQAMYEGGIRDIWLKQKSTLSDTQQHDDGDVQVNEDEDDRFNVNVAATPAHFDEAVSQISGLTTSTNRHGKRAIRISREVRMSDGTTQTRIEVVHDPVVISQYMKRRTEADLELRDIYSARPTGNADHDRLANLRIKKELERLEKNKARRQAREQQKELHQKASAGDAGSPGPSGPDKIPTGTTRKCANCGQVGHIKTNKKYSLPSSSRGFRLVACT, from the exons ATGGCGGAAGCAAACGGCGGCGCCTCACCGCGTGACGAGGACTGGAAGGCGCAAGatgcggccgacgagcgcgagatTGCGAAGCTGCTGGGACAGAGCcaagagggcggcgccgacgggctcgcgctcgacgacacgcCGTTTGACCAGTCGGGCAAGGCTGACGACGCGCAAGACTTCGAGGAcatcagcgacgacgacctgcccgacgaggagcccaGCGGGGGCGCGTCCTTTGAGCTGCCCGGCCtgacggacgacggcggcactagcaacgacgccgacgacctgTTTGGCGAAGGGCCTTCGTCCCCAGACCCGGTGCtgggcccgtcgtcgccggcgccgcaggTTCGCGACGACACGGACGAGGCGCATCCGACCGACCAGAGCTTCATCAACTTCGACCCCGACCCACACCTGAACGGGTCCGCGAACCAAGATCCCGACattcctgccgccgccgagtcggcgcAGGACATCCTCAAGGCAGCATGGCCGGCGTACAAGAAGGGCCGCATCTTGGTCTGGAGCGatctgctgccgcccaagcGGGCCGTCtggaaggagaagaagccggCCAGGAAGCCCAAGCACCTCGTGACGAGCAAGCAGTCCCTGGAGATGACGGGCGACCAGGAGAAGCAGTTTCGCAtcccgggcgccgccgcaaccgGCAAGCTGCGCCCGCACGAGGCCCTGCTCGCTGGGCTCGTGTACTGCGACAAGGAAAACGCCGTCAGCGAGACCGTCGCCCAGTTCGACGTCGACCAGGACTcggacgccgagcccgtccaCGGGTTCTCGCTGCGGGATATCGAGCTGGCGTGCGAGGACTGGAACGCCCGCATCGCCGACATTGAGACCGACTTCCAGTCGCGacaggccgccgagaaggagcTTCTGTCGCGCAAGCGGCAGGCGGAGCAGGACGATGAGTGGGACGCCGAGTTCCTGATGGACGCGGACGAGCCGCGGCCCaagaggcggcgcagcgtggAGGCGGGACTGCCGGACATTCCCCGCtacacggcgccgtcgtttgACAACTTTGAAGACGCCACCCAGCGCGGCTCGAAGCGCGTCTATCTCGACATGTCGGATCCGTATCTGCTCCTCGAGACGGACCTGCAGCACCCTTCCaagcgcgcccgcctcgacgcgtCCAAGATGCGTGCAATCGGGCGCAAGGACCTGTCGTCGCGCTTCAACCTGTCCAACGACGACGCGTacgagctgctcaaggagaACCACCAGAGCAAGGTCCGCGCCACGCTGGGCAACATCTCGGTCGACCACAGCATGCCGGCCATCAAGCTCACCTGGCCCTACTACAAGGTCAAGCTTGCCGGCACGACCGACGAGTACCACCGGCCGCGCTTCCGCTACAAGAAGTTTGCGGGCCACGCCATCAAGTTCGACAAGCCGCAGCACTTCAAGCGCAAGCAGATGAAGGGCAAGGCGCACGAGGTGTTTGTGCAGTCCAAGGACCTCGGCATGGGCGACAACTCGACGGCCGTGCTGTTCGAGTACTgcgagccgcggccgcgcgtgCTCAACAACTTTGGCATGGGGAGCAAGCTCATCAACTACTACCGCCGCAAGGACGGCGTCAACGAGGACGATCAGCAGCTCCCTAAgcgcgagctgggcgagtaccgcatgctgctgcccgaggaTCGGTCGCCGTTTGCGCTGTTCGGCAcggtcgacgccggcgagacGGTCCCGACGCTGCACAACGAAATGTACCGGGCCCCCGTCTTCAAGCacacgccgaggacgtcggaCTTTCTCGTGGTCCGCAGCAcgacgggcgtcgagggctcGCGCTGGTACCTGCGCAGGGTCGACCAcctgcacgtcgtcggccagcagtTCCCGTCGGTCGAGGTCCCGGGCCCGCACAGCCGCaaggtgacgacggcgtccaAGAACAGGATGAAGATGCTGGCGTTCCGCATGATCCGCCATAGCAAGACGGACAACTGCCAGCTCTCCGACATCACCAAGCACATTGCTGACTCGACTGACACCCAGAACCGCCAGAAGCTCAAGGAATTCCTGCAGTATGACAGGGACAGCGGCGAGAAGGGCATGTGGCGGCTCCGGCCCGGCGAGGTGGtgcccgacgaggccgggaCCCGCGCCATGATCAAGCCCGAGGAGGTCAGCCTGCTCGACTCGATGCAGCTCGGCATCAAAgagctcgaggatgccggctACGACCCCCGCAACGCGCAGATCGACGAGGACGGacaggccgacgccgagggtgaggacgtggacgccgaaggcggcgacgaagaggccaGCAAGATCACcaaggcgacgacagccAAGAAGCTACAGGAGAAGCAGGAAGAGACGCTCGCCGACAAGATGGCACCGTGGAAGACGACCAAGGCCTTCATCGACGCCTGCCAGGGCAAGGCcatgctgcagctgcacggcgagggcgacccGACGGGCCACGGGCTCGGCTTCAGCTTCATCCGCACGTCCATGAAGGGCGGCTACATCGAAGCGGTCCAGGGCCCGCTGGCCACGTcggccgacgccatggagcgTGAGAAGCGCGCTAACGGCGGCCACGCGTACAACgtcaagaagcagcaggccaTGTACGAGGGGGGCATCCGGGACATTTGGCTCAAGCAAAAGTCGACGCTCTCCGacacgcagcagcacgacgacggcgacgtgcaggtcaacgaggacgaggacgacagGTTCAACGTCAatgtcgccgccacgccagcgCACTTTGACGAGGCCGTGAGCCAGATCAGCGGgctgacgacgtcgaccaACCGCCATGGCAAGCGCGCGATCCGCATATCGCGAGAGGTTCGGATGTCTGATGGCACGACGCAGACACGCATCGAGGTCGTCCATGATCCGGTCGTGATCTCGCAGTACATGAAGCGGCGCACAGAGGCTGAcctggagctgcgcga CATCTACAGCGCGCGGCCTACGGGCAATGCCGACCATGACCGTCTTGCAAACCTTAG AATCAAAAAGGAACTGGAGCGACTCGAAAAGAACAAGGCCAGACGACAGGCCCGAGAGCAGCAAAAGGAACTGCACCAGAAAGCAAGCGCAGGGGACGCTGGCTCTCCTGGGCCCAGCGGGCCCGACAAGATACCTACGGGGACCACCCGGAAGTGTGCCAACTGCGGACAGGTCGGGCACATCAAGACAAACAAAAAGTATAGtctcccctcctcgtcgcgtGGCTTTCGACTGGTGGCGTGCACTTGA
- a CDS encoding uncharacterized protein (EggNog:ENOG503NWFE~COG:K~BUSCO:EOG09260BL6) yields the protein MAEANGGASPRDEDWKAQDAADEREIAKLLGQSQEGGADGLALDDTPFDQSGKADDAQDFEDISDDDLPDEEPSGGASFELPGLTDDGGTSNDADDLFGEGPSSPDPVLGPSSPAPQVRDDTDEAHPTDQSFINFDPDPHLNGSANQDPDIPAAAESAQDILKAAWPAYKKGRILVWSDLLPPKRAVWKEKKPARKPKHLVTSKQSLEMTGDQEKQFRIPGAAATGKLRPHEALLAGLVYCDKENAVSETVAQFDVDQDSDAEPVHGFSLRDIELACEDWNARIADIETDFQSRQAAEKELLSRKRQAEQDDEWDAEFLMDADEPRPKRRRSVEAGLPDIPRYTAPSFDNFEDATQRGSKRVYLDMSDPYLLLETDLQHPSKRARLDASKMRAIGRKDLSSRFNLSNDDAYELLKENHQSKVRATLGNISVDHSMPAIKLTWPYYKVKLAGTTDEYHRPRFRYKKFAGHAIKFDKPQHFKRKQMKGKAHEVFVQSKDLGMGDNSTAVLFEYCEPRPRVLNNFGMGSKLINYYRRKDGVNEDDQQLPKRELGEYRMLLPEDRSPFALFGTVDAGETVPTLHNEMYRAPVFKHTPRTSDFLVVRSTTGVEGSRWYLRRVDHLHVVGQQFPSVEVPGPHSRKVTTASKNRMKMLAFRMIRHSKTDNCQLSDITKHIADSTDTQNRQKLKEFLQYDRDSGEKGMWRLRPGEVVPDEAGTRAMIKPEEVSLLDSMQLGIKELEDAGYDPRNAQIDEDGQADAEGEDVDAEGGDEEASKITKATTAKKLQEKQEETLADKMAPWKTTKAFIDACQGKAMLQLHGEGDPTGHGLGFSFIRTSMKGGYIEAVQGPLATSADAMEREKRANGGHAYNVKKQQAMYEGGIRDIWLKQKSTLSDTQQHDDGDVQVNEDEDDRFNVNVAATPAHFDEAVSQISGLTTSTNRHGKRAIRISREVRMSDGTTQTRIEVVHDPVVISQYMKRRTEADLELREYVHRTTRSPHRPGRAARRTRTHPASKVWRRPGSVVDFVGIELRAPAYVYLAASTARGLRAMPTMTVLQTLESKRNWSDSKRTRPDDRPESSKRNCTRKQAQGTLALLGPAGPTRYLRGPPGSVPTADRSGTSRQTKSCVLCSTAR from the exons ATGGCGGAAGCAAACGGCGGCGCCTCACCGCGTGACGAGGACTGGAAGGCGCAAGatgcggccgacgagcgcgagatTGCGAAGCTGCTGGGACAGAGCcaagagggcggcgccgacgggctcgcgctcgacgacacgcCGTTTGACCAGTCGGGCAAGGCTGACGACGCGCAAGACTTCGAGGAcatcagcgacgacgacctgcccgacgaggagcccaGCGGGGGCGCGTCCTTTGAGCTGCCCGGCCtgacggacgacggcggcactagcaacgacgccgacgacctgTTTGGCGAAGGGCCTTCGTCCCCAGACCCGGTGCtgggcccgtcgtcgccggcgccgcaggTTCGCGACGACACGGACGAGGCGCATCCGACCGACCAGAGCTTCATCAACTTCGACCCCGACCCACACCTGAACGGGTCCGCGAACCAAGATCCCGACattcctgccgccgccgagtcggcgcAGGACATCCTCAAGGCAGCATGGCCGGCGTACAAGAAGGGCCGCATCTTGGTCTGGAGCGatctgctgccgcccaagcGGGCCGTCtggaaggagaagaagccggCCAGGAAGCCCAAGCACCTCGTGACGAGCAAGCAGTCCCTGGAGATGACGGGCGACCAGGAGAAGCAGTTTCGCAtcccgggcgccgccgcaaccgGCAAGCTGCGCCCGCACGAGGCCCTGCTCGCTGGGCTCGTGTACTGCGACAAGGAAAACGCCGTCAGCGAGACCGTCGCCCAGTTCGACGTCGACCAGGACTcggacgccgagcccgtccaCGGGTTCTCGCTGCGGGATATCGAGCTGGCGTGCGAGGACTGGAACGCCCGCATCGCCGACATTGAGACCGACTTCCAGTCGCGacaggccgccgagaaggagcTTCTGTCGCGCAAGCGGCAGGCGGAGCAGGACGATGAGTGGGACGCCGAGTTCCTGATGGACGCGGACGAGCCGCGGCCCaagaggcggcgcagcgtggAGGCGGGACTGCCGGACATTCCCCGCtacacggcgccgtcgtttgACAACTTTGAAGACGCCACCCAGCGCGGCTCGAAGCGCGTCTATCTCGACATGTCGGATCCGTATCTGCTCCTCGAGACGGACCTGCAGCACCCTTCCaagcgcgcccgcctcgacgcgtCCAAGATGCGTGCAATCGGGCGCAAGGACCTGTCGTCGCGCTTCAACCTGTCCAACGACGACGCGTacgagctgctcaaggagaACCACCAGAGCAAGGTCCGCGCCACGCTGGGCAACATCTCGGTCGACCACAGCATGCCGGCCATCAAGCTCACCTGGCCCTACTACAAGGTCAAGCTTGCCGGCACGACCGACGAGTACCACCGGCCGCGCTTCCGCTACAAGAAGTTTGCGGGCCACGCCATCAAGTTCGACAAGCCGCAGCACTTCAAGCGCAAGCAGATGAAGGGCAAGGCGCACGAGGTGTTTGTGCAGTCCAAGGACCTCGGCATGGGCGACAACTCGACGGCCGTGCTGTTCGAGTACTgcgagccgcggccgcgcgtgCTCAACAACTTTGGCATGGGGAGCAAGCTCATCAACTACTACCGCCGCAAGGACGGCGTCAACGAGGACGATCAGCAGCTCCCTAAgcgcgagctgggcgagtaccgcatgctgctgcccgaggaTCGGTCGCCGTTTGCGCTGTTCGGCAcggtcgacgccggcgagacGGTCCCGACGCTGCACAACGAAATGTACCGGGCCCCCGTCTTCAAGCacacgccgaggacgtcggaCTTTCTCGTGGTCCGCAGCAcgacgggcgtcgagggctcGCGCTGGTACCTGCGCAGGGTCGACCAcctgcacgtcgtcggccagcagtTCCCGTCGGTCGAGGTCCCGGGCCCGCACAGCCGCaaggtgacgacggcgtccaAGAACAGGATGAAGATGCTGGCGTTCCGCATGATCCGCCATAGCAAGACGGACAACTGCCAGCTCTCCGACATCACCAAGCACATTGCTGACTCGACTGACACCCAGAACCGCCAGAAGCTCAAGGAATTCCTGCAGTATGACAGGGACAGCGGCGAGAAGGGCATGTGGCGGCTCCGGCCCGGCGAGGTGGtgcccgacgaggccgggaCCCGCGCCATGATCAAGCCCGAGGAGGTCAGCCTGCTCGACTCGATGCAGCTCGGCATCAAAgagctcgaggatgccggctACGACCCCCGCAACGCGCAGATCGACGAGGACGGacaggccgacgccgagggtgaggacgtggacgccgaaggcggcgacgaagaggccaGCAAGATCACcaaggcgacgacagccAAGAAGCTACAGGAGAAGCAGGAAGAGACGCTCGCCGACAAGATGGCACCGTGGAAGACGACCAAGGCCTTCATCGACGCCTGCCAGGGCAAGGCcatgctgcagctgcacggcgagggcgacccGACGGGCCACGGGCTCGGCTTCAGCTTCATCCGCACGTCCATGAAGGGCGGCTACATCGAAGCGGTCCAGGGCCCGCTGGCCACGTcggccgacgccatggagcgTGAGAAGCGCGCTAACGGCGGCCACGCGTACAACgtcaagaagcagcaggccaTGTACGAGGGGGGCATCCGGGACATTTGGCTCAAGCAAAAGTCGACGCTCTCCGacacgcagcagcacgacgacggcgacgtgcaggtcaacgaggacgaggacgacagGTTCAACGTCAatgtcgccgccacgccagcgCACTTTGACGAGGCCGTGAGCCAGATCAGCGGgctgacgacgtcgaccaACCGCCATGGCAAGCGCGCGATCCGCATATCGCGAGAGGTTCGGATGTCTGATGGCACGACGCAGACACGCATCGAGGTCGTCCATGATCCGGTCGTGATCTCGCAGTACATGAAGCGGCGCACAGAGGCTGAcctggagctgcgcgagtACGTCCACAGAACCACCCGCTCCCCACACCGACCCGGGCGTGCGGCTCGGCGGACCCGGACCCATCCCGCGTCAAAAGTTTGGCGTCGCCCGGGCTCGGTCGTTGATTTTGTTGGCATCGAGTTGAGGGCACCTGCTTATGTCTACCTCGCAGCATCTACAGCGCGCGGCCTACGGGCAATGCCGACCATGACCGTCTTGCAAACCTTAG AATCAAAAAGGAACTGGAGCGACTCGAAAAGAACAAGGCCAGACGACAGGCCCGAGAGCAGCAAAAGGAACTGCACCAGAAAGCAAGCGCAGGGGACGCTGGCTCTCCTGGGCCCAGCGGGCCCGACAAGATACCTACGGGGACCACCCGGAAGTGTGCCAACTGCGGACAGGTCGGGCACATCAAGACAAACAAAAA GTTGTGTCCTCTGCTCAACGGCACGATGA